One part of the Larimichthys crocea isolate SSNF chromosome XIX, L_crocea_2.0, whole genome shotgun sequence genome encodes these proteins:
- the LOC104934885 gene encoding claudin-10: protein MWRRVAQILGLLLCILGWVFVGCTLAMDHWRVAQLGGQGGSSVVVTAWYWSDLWKDCYEDSTAVVNCVDFRLTWTVKSYIHAVRGLLVIGLCLGLIGTVLTFFGLECTNIGGDRRSNDRMLGTASALHLVGCVSDLAAYCLYINRVAAAFLHSKADPSKLSYEIGPPLYLGLVGSFLILLGSTLHCATACRVNHPKSRPPMVPFICERGDEKEVLRGHKLICAPSNVSNDSRNIFTYKMASVVTV, encoded by the exons ATGTGGAGGAGAGTGGCTCAGATCCTGGGCCTGCTGCTCTGTATACTGGGCTGGGTCTTTGTGGGCTGCACCCTCGCTATGGACCACTGGAG AGTGGCTCAACTGGGGGGTCAAGGGGGTTCTTCTGTCGTGGTGACAGCTTGGTACTGGTCCGACCTGTGGAAAGACTGCTATGAAGACTCCACTGCTGTGGTGAACTGTGTAGACTTCAGGTTGACATGGACGGTCAAAT CATACATCCATGCAGTCAGGGGGCTGCTGGTGATCGGCCTGTGCCTCGGCCTGATTGGCACAGTGCTCACATTTTTCGGACTCGAGTGCACAAACATCGGTGGAGACCGGAGGAGTAACGACAGGATGTTAGGAACAGCGTCTGCTTTGCATCTGGTCggct GCGTGTCAGACCTGGCTGCTTACTGTTTGTACATAAACAGAGTGGCTGCAGCTTTTTTACACAGCAAAGCAGATCCATCAAAACTGAG CTATGAAATTGGACCACCCCTGTACCTCGGCCTGGTGGGGAGTTTCCTCATTTTACTCGGCTCCACACTTCACTGTGCAACTGCATGCAGAGTTAACCACCCAAAAAG cagaccTCCCATGGTTCCCTTCATCTGTGAAAGAGGAGATGAGAAAGAAGTTTTAAGAGGACATAAACTCATTTGTGCACCGTCAAACGTGTCGAATGACTCCAGAAACATCTTCACCTACAAGATGGCTTCTGTTGTGACTGTGTGA
- the cldn10d gene encoding claudin-10, which translates to MKYRTVVMYMEIGCFVSCLCGWILVCSTLPTEYWTFSEVGSIVLTTSNYYSNLWMDCISDTTGVSDCKYYPSMLALPAYLHACRALAVCAVITGFFGGVLTLIGMKCTKIGGSEIANARVTFAGGITYLVSGFCGMITYTWWASRVISEFLDPNFRAQKFELGAAVFIGWGGSILLLSGGTVLTFFSGKEGLPSSSPKGPRRPATYASARTRRTYMLPGTTSRVTLGPPLFYEGRKSRATRTTTRTGRTFSRDTFV; encoded by the exons ATGAAGTACAGGACGGTGGTGATGTACATGGAGATCGGCTGCTTTGTGTCCTGCCTGTGCGGTTGGATCCTGGTGTGTTCCACTCTCCCCACAGAGTACTGGACTTTCTCTGAGGTGGGAAGCATCGTGCTCACCACCTCCAACTACTACTCCAACCTGTGGATGGACTGTATCTCAGACACCACGGGGGTGTCCGACTGCAAGTATTACCCCTCCATGCTGGCCCTGCCTG cATACCTACACGCCTGCCGAGCGCTCGCCGTCTGTGCCGTCATCACCGGCTTCTTTGGAGGGGTCCTCACACTCATAGGGATGAAGTGCACCAAAATAGGTGGATCGGAGATTGCCAATGCAAGGGTGACCTTTGCAGGCGGTATAACCTACCTGGTGTCAG GATTCTGTGGTATGATCACGTACACATGGTGGGCCAGTAGAGTCATCTCAGAATTCTTGGATCCAAATTTCAGAGCGCAGAA ATTTGAGCTTGGAGCTGCAGTGTTCATTGGTTGGGGAGGCTCCATCCTTCTCCTCTCAGGTGGGACGGTGCTGACGTTCTTCTCTGGAAAAGAAGGCCTACCATCAAG TTCTCCAAAAGGACCACGCAGGCCTGCCACTTATGCCAGCGCCCGGACCAGACGGACTTACATGCTGCCGGGCACGACGTCCCGAGTCACTCTGGGACCGCCGCTGTTTTATGAAGGCAGGAAAAGCCGAGCAACGAGAACGACAACGAGGACCGGTCGTACCTTCAGCAGGGACACTTTTGTCTGA